The following are encoded together in the Flavobacterium sp. TR2 genome:
- a CDS encoding efflux RND transporter permease subunit, with the protein MLKKIIDRPVLATVISIVLVILGIIGLTRLSVTRFPDISPPTVMVSGSYPGGNSETVIRSVVTPLEEQINGVENMQYIKSTASNDGSFSISVIFKQGVDPDQAAVNVQNRVQQATPKLPQEVIRMGLTTSKQQNSMIVIFNLYTDDNSKYDELFLQNYANINLVPQMKRVPGVGQVQIFGVKDYSMRIWLDPRKMANAGLVPSDVTQAIAEQSLESAPGKLGEESSAALEYVIRYKGKKNKPEQYENIVVKNVGSNVLRLKDVARVEFGSISYSGDNKSNSKNAVTMAILQTSGSNANDIEIGINKEVERLSKSFPPGIKYVNVMSTKERLDEATGQVKSTLIEAFILVFIVVFIFLQDIRSTIIPAIAVPVAIVGTFFFLLVFGFTINILTLFALVLAIGIVVDDAIVVVEAVHSKMEEDEGISAKEATHSAMAEITGAVISITLVMSAVFIPIGFMTGSSGIFYKQFAYTLAIAIIISAVNALTLTPALCALLLKNHGDKHGNHEHKTSFKDRFFVGFNSGFNNLTGRYIKGVRFLVGKKWLAAGLVAGITAIAVYTMASTPKSFVPLEDDGFMVYSLSMPPGTALDRTTAVIQKLEKELAPLEAIDVNTSITGFNILSNSASPAYGLGFIKLKPKKDRGAVKDIEEIMNIVSGKLAKIKEGQIMVFRMPPVEGFGVTSGAEIVLQDRMARSPETLKAMSDKVIGQIMQQPGVQYAYTTFRADYPQLELEVDEDKARQMGVNIKELLGNIQTYFAGDQSADFSRFGKFYRVNVKADGIFRMDEDAFNEIFVRNNDMQMVPVKSIVKFHKVYGPESVNRYNLYNSVNITAMALPGYSNGQIMENLEKVLDKLPSDYTYEWTGLSLEEKAGGSQTIAIFGLCLLFVFFLLAAQYESYLLPLAVLLSIPTGILGAFAGIKAVGLDNNIYVQVGLIMLVGLLAKNAILIVEFALQRRLAGLTIIEAAIEGSRSRLRPIIMTSLAFIVGMIPLMFASGGTAVGNRSISVSAAVGMFSGVVLGVFVIPLLFIVFQYLQEKVSRKKIATQIQTIKE; encoded by the coding sequence ATGTTAAAGAAAATAATAGACAGGCCAGTATTGGCCACAGTTATCTCTATTGTACTGGTTATACTGGGGATTATAGGTCTGACCCGACTATCGGTAACGCGATTCCCAGATATTTCGCCTCCAACAGTTATGGTAAGCGGTTCGTACCCGGGAGGAAACAGCGAGACCGTTATCCGTTCGGTGGTAACGCCTTTGGAAGAGCAGATTAACGGAGTTGAAAATATGCAGTACATCAAATCTACTGCCAGTAATGACGGGTCTTTTTCGATCAGTGTCATTTTCAAGCAGGGAGTAGATCCAGATCAGGCAGCTGTAAACGTACAGAACAGAGTGCAGCAGGCGACTCCAAAACTGCCTCAAGAAGTTATCCGTATGGGATTAACGACTTCTAAACAGCAAAATAGCATGATTGTTATTTTCAACTTATATACAGATGATAATAGCAAATACGACGAGCTGTTTTTGCAGAATTATGCCAATATTAACCTAGTGCCTCAAATGAAACGTGTTCCGGGAGTAGGGCAGGTTCAGATTTTTGGAGTGAAGGATTATTCGATGCGAATCTGGCTGGATCCTCGCAAAATGGCTAATGCAGGTTTAGTGCCTTCAGATGTTACTCAAGCCATTGCAGAACAGAGTTTAGAATCGGCTCCGGGAAAATTGGGAGAAGAATCTTCTGCGGCTTTAGAATATGTTATTCGTTACAAAGGAAAAAAGAACAAACCAGAGCAGTATGAAAATATTGTGGTTAAAAACGTCGGAAGCAATGTTTTGAGGCTAAAAGATGTCGCAAGAGTAGAATTTGGTTCTATTTCGTACAGCGGAGATAATAAATCGAACAGCAAAAATGCCGTTACAATGGCCATTTTACAGACTTCGGGTTCAAACGCAAATGATATTGAAATCGGAATTAACAAAGAAGTAGAAAGATTGTCTAAATCTTTTCCTCCAGGCATCAAATACGTTAACGTAATGAGTACAAAGGAAAGATTGGACGAAGCAACGGGACAAGTAAAATCAACTTTGATAGAAGCTTTTATTCTAGTATTTATTGTGGTTTTTATTTTCCTTCAGGACATTCGCTCGACGATTATCCCGGCTATTGCAGTTCCGGTTGCTATTGTGGGAACATTTTTCTTCCTTCTGGTTTTCGGATTTACGATTAACATCCTGACACTATTTGCTCTGGTGCTGGCGATTGGTATTGTCGTCGATGATGCCATTGTGGTTGTCGAAGCCGTACATAGTAAAATGGAAGAAGATGAAGGAATTTCAGCCAAAGAAGCAACTCACAGTGCAATGGCAGAAATTACAGGAGCCGTAATCTCGATCACTTTGGTGATGTCGGCTGTATTTATTCCTATCGGATTTATGACAGGTTCTTCGGGAATTTTCTATAAACAGTTTGCTTACACGCTGGCTATTGCAATTATCATTTCAGCAGTAAATGCTTTGACGCTTACTCCTGCATTATGCGCGCTATTGCTAAAAAATCACGGAGATAAACACGGAAATCACGAACATAAAACGAGTTTTAAAGACCGTTTTTTCGTTGGATTTAATAGCGGTTTCAATAATTTAACGGGAAGATACATTAAAGGCGTTCGTTTTTTAGTGGGCAAAAAATGGCTTGCTGCGGGGTTAGTTGCAGGGATAACTGCCATTGCGGTTTATACGATGGCCTCTACGCCAAAAAGTTTTGTGCCTCTTGAAGATGACGGTTTTATGGTGTACAGTTTATCAATGCCGCCAGGAACGGCACTCGACAGAACTACAGCTGTAATTCAGAAATTAGAAAAAGAATTGGCTCCGCTAGAAGCCATTGATGTCAATACGAGTATTACGGGATTCAATATTTTGAGCAACAGCGCCAGTCCAGCTTATGGATTAGGGTTTATTAAACTAAAACCAAAGAAAGACAGGGGAGCGGTTAAAGATATTGAAGAAATCATGAATATCGTAAGCGGAAAATTGGCTAAAATTAAAGAAGGTCAGATCATGGTTTTCAGAATGCCTCCGGTAGAAGGATTTGGAGTAACGAGCGGTGCCGAAATCGTGCTGCAGGACAGAATGGCGAGAAGTCCAGAAACTTTAAAAGCCATGTCTGACAAAGTAATCGGGCAGATTATGCAGCAGCCGGGTGTGCAATACGCTTACACGACTTTTAGAGCCGATTATCCGCAATTGGAATTGGAAGTAGACGAAGATAAAGCACGCCAAATGGGAGTGAATATCAAAGAACTTTTAGGAAATATCCAAACGTATTTTGCAGGAGATCAGTCAGCAGACTTTTCGAGATTTGGTAAGTTTTACCGAGTAAATGTAAAAGCTGACGGTATTTTTAGAATGGATGAAGATGCATTTAATGAAATTTTCGTCAGAAATAACGATATGCAGATGGTTCCAGTAAAATCAATTGTGAAGTTCCATAAAGTCTACGGACCAGAATCGGTAAACCGTTACAATCTTTATAATTCGGTGAATATTACTGCAATGGCACTGCCTGGTTATAGTAACGGACAGATTATGGAAAATCTAGAAAAAGTTTTAGATAAACTGCCTTCTGATTATACTTATGAATGGACAGGTTTAAGTTTGGAAGAAAAAGCAGGAGGAAGCCAGACAATTGCCATCTTCGGATTGTGTCTGCTGTTTGTGTTTTTCCTTTTGGCCGCACAATACGAAAGTTATTTGTTGCCGCTTGCCGTATTGCTTTCTATCCCGACAGGAATTTTAGGGGCTTTCGCCGGAATTAAAGCGGTTGGTTTAGACAACAATATTTATGTTCAGGTCGGATTAATCATGCTTGTGGGGCTTTTGGCTAAAAACGCCATTTTGATTGTAGAGTTTGCCTTGCAGAGACGTCTTGCAGGATTAACAATTATCGAAGCGGCAATAGAAGGATCGAGATCAAGGTTAAGGCCTATTATCATGACTTCGCTGGCTTTTATTGTAGGGATGATTCCGCTGATGTTTGCTTCTGGCGGAACCGCAGTTGGAAACCGATCGATAAGCGTGAGCGCCGCAGTTGGAATGTTTAGCGGTGTTGTACTGGGCGTTTTTGTGATTCCGTTGCTTTTCATTGTATTCCAATATTTGCAGGAAAAAGTATCAAGGAAAAAGATTGCGACTCAAATTCAAACGATAAAAGAATAA
- a CDS encoding ring-cleaving dioxygenase has translation MENKILGLHHITAIAGDAKRNFDFYSKVLGLRFIKKTVNFDDPGTYHFYFGDEVGSAGTILTFFPWGAGIQQGRKGSGMATEIGYSVPKGSLDFWQKRFEKYNVIYNKPAEKFGEKYLTFLDPDGLKLELIESKTDDNRKAWETDEVKADVATKGFHNITLTLNSIKATAAILTDIFGYKLIDQEVNRYRYATDAVENAAIVDLVELPEEKRGLNANGTIHHVAFRVPNDEILMKFREKIEDYGLSITPQIDRQYFHSLYFREPGGVLFEIATDNPGFTVDESVEELGKNLKLPAQYEPQREAIEAHLVKIN, from the coding sequence ATGGAAAATAAAATATTAGGCTTACATCATATTACTGCAATTGCAGGTGACGCTAAACGCAATTTTGACTTTTATTCAAAAGTTTTAGGATTAAGATTCATCAAAAAAACAGTAAACTTTGACGATCCAGGAACATACCATTTTTACTTTGGCGACGAAGTGGGAAGCGCTGGAACTATTTTAACTTTTTTCCCTTGGGGAGCAGGAATCCAGCAAGGAAGAAAAGGTTCTGGAATGGCAACCGAAATTGGCTACTCTGTTCCAAAAGGAAGTCTAGATTTCTGGCAGAAACGTTTTGAAAAATACAATGTGATTTACAACAAACCGGCTGAAAAGTTTGGAGAAAAATACTTGACTTTCTTAGATCCAGATGGGCTAAAATTAGAGTTAATCGAATCTAAAACAGATGATAACAGAAAAGCTTGGGAAACTGACGAAGTAAAAGCAGATGTGGCGACAAAAGGTTTTCATAACATCACTTTGACTTTGAATAGCATCAAAGCAACTGCTGCCATCTTAACAGACATATTCGGTTACAAATTAATCGATCAAGAAGTAAACCGTTACCGTTATGCAACAGATGCTGTAGAAAATGCCGCAATTGTTGACTTGGTAGAATTGCCAGAGGAAAAACGCGGTTTGAATGCCAACGGAACTATTCATCACGTAGCGTTCCGTGTTCCAAATGATGAAATTTTGATGAAATTCAGAGAAAAAATCGAAGATTACGGATTGTCTATTACTCCGCAAATTGATAGACAGTATTTCCACTCTTTATATTTCAGAGAACCAGGAGGCGTTTTGTTTGAAATTGCCACCGATAATCCTGGGTTTACAGTAGATGAAAGTGTAGAAGAATTAGGCAAAAACCTAAAACTTCCTGCTCAATACGAACCTCAAAGAGAAGCTATTGAAGCGCATTTGGTGAAGATCAATTAA
- a CDS encoding efflux RND transporter periplasmic adaptor subunit, producing MTKQFFKNNKAFGRIAILLILVSLSSCGKSGDAQMAPPKPEVDFLQTSSATGEVEKKYPGTVEGSVNVDIKAQVSGYLEAIYVKEGDYVTKGQSLFKIKGDVYAEQVNNSRAAYKSALANQANAKLEVEKIKPLVEGKVFSDMQLKTAQANYEAATAQVAQAKAALGSSQLNADFSLIKAPVSGYISRIPNRIGNLVTPADAVPLTVLSEINNVFVYFSLTEADYLAFSKDAKNNQTVSLIMADDSEYDQKGKLEVASGNIDRATGTIALKAIFPNPKKQLRAGGSARIVLNKSLSSVITVPMASVKDIQDKFFVFVLKGGNKVAMVPIEIAGSAGADYFVKSGLKSGDKVALNNIDVLYDGMEVVPKDAAKNTSSK from the coding sequence ATGACAAAGCAGTTTTTTAAAAATAATAAAGCATTTGGCAGGATTGCCATTTTATTGATATTGGTTTCTCTTTCTTCATGCGGGAAAAGCGGTGACGCGCAGATGGCTCCGCCAAAGCCAGAAGTAGATTTTCTTCAGACTAGTTCGGCAACGGGAGAAGTAGAAAAAAAATATCCAGGAACGGTTGAAGGTAGTGTAAACGTCGATATAAAAGCTCAGGTATCAGGCTATCTAGAAGCTATTTATGTAAAAGAAGGTGATTATGTTACCAAAGGGCAGTCTCTTTTTAAAATAAAAGGAGATGTTTATGCCGAGCAGGTAAACAACAGCCGCGCAGCATACAAAAGCGCTTTGGCTAATCAGGCAAATGCAAAACTGGAAGTAGAGAAAATCAAGCCTTTAGTTGAAGGGAAAGTCTTCTCGGATATGCAGTTAAAAACCGCGCAAGCCAATTACGAAGCTGCAACTGCACAGGTAGCTCAGGCAAAAGCAGCGTTGGGATCGTCTCAATTAAATGCAGATTTCTCTTTAATAAAAGCTCCGGTAAGCGGTTATATTAGCCGTATTCCAAACCGAATTGGAAATTTAGTTACCCCAGCAGATGCTGTTCCGCTGACTGTTTTATCTGAAATCAATAACGTTTTTGTTTATTTCTCACTAACAGAGGCCGACTATTTAGCCTTTTCAAAAGATGCAAAAAACAATCAGACTGTAAGTTTAATTATGGCCGATGACAGTGAGTACGATCAAAAAGGAAAATTGGAAGTTGCCAGCGGAAATATCGATCGTGCAACGGGAACGATTGCTTTAAAAGCCATCTTTCCAAATCCTAAAAAGCAATTGCGCGCGGGAGGTTCTGCAAGAATCGTTTTAAACAAAAGCTTATCATCTGTCATCACAGTTCCGATGGCAAGCGTAAAAGATATTCAGGATAAATTTTTTGTTTTCGTACTAAAAGGAGGAAACAAAGTTGCTATGGTTCCTATTGAAATCGCAGGAAGCGCCGGAGCAGATTATTTTGTAAAATCTGGATTAAAGTCAGGAGATAAAGTGGCGCTTAACAATATCGACGTGCTTTATGATGGTATGGAAGTAGTTCCAAAAGACGCTGCAAAAAATACCAGCAGCAAATAA
- a CDS encoding alpha/beta hydrolase, producing the protein MNTEVLTDGVPLNEAKKALIMIHGRGASAHDILSIAKHLRVEDFALVAPQAENRTWYPYSFLAPLNENEPSFSKSLESIHQVVVAIQQNGIEKENIYFLGFSQGACLALEFTTRNAAKYGGIVAFTGGLIGDKIYENRYSGNFENTPVFIGTSDPDFHVPVERVNDTEAFMEKMGADVTKKIYPNMGHTISQDEVNCANALIFNKK; encoded by the coding sequence ATGAATACAGAAGTTTTAACAGACGGCGTTCCTTTAAATGAAGCAAAAAAAGCGCTAATCATGATTCATGGACGCGGCGCGAGTGCGCATGATATTCTTTCGATTGCAAAACACCTTAGAGTCGAAGATTTTGCATTGGTCGCTCCGCAGGCAGAAAACAGAACTTGGTATCCATATTCATTTTTGGCTCCTTTGAACGAAAATGAGCCTTCGTTTTCAAAATCTTTAGAATCAATTCATCAGGTCGTTGTTGCTATTCAGCAAAACGGAATCGAAAAAGAGAATATTTATTTTTTAGGTTTTTCTCAAGGGGCTTGCCTTGCTTTGGAGTTTACTACTCGAAATGCTGCAAAATACGGAGGAATTGTAGCTTTTACAGGCGGATTAATTGGCGATAAAATCTACGAAAATCGCTATTCAGGAAATTTTGAAAACACTCCTGTTTTTATCGGAACGAGCGATCCTGATTTTCATGTTCCTGTTGAAAGAGTCAATGATACGGAAGCGTTTATGGAAAAAATGGGTGCCGATGTTACAAAAAAAATCTACCCTAATATGGGGCATACCATCAGTCAAGATGAAGTAAATTGTGCAAATGCACTGATTTTCAATAAAAAATAA
- a CDS encoding alpha/beta fold hydrolase: MSTFTVKDGAEIYYKDWGTGQPIVFHHGWPLSSDDWDAQMMFFLQKGYRVIAHDRRGHGRSSQTSEGNNMETYASDIAQLVEALDLKDAIHVGHSTGGGEVIRYAAKYGKGRISKAVIISAVPPIMVQSESNPEGVPLSVFDEIRKGTGFTRSQYFYDFPIPFYGWNREGQTVQEGIKQNWWRQGMMGSVLAHYEGIKAFSETDFREDLKSLDIPVLVLHGEDDQIVPYHQAPKSAALLKNGKLISYPGFPHGMPTTEAETINNDILDFIK; this comes from the coding sequence ATGAGCACATTTACAGTAAAAGACGGAGCAGAAATTTATTACAAAGATTGGGGAACAGGACAGCCTATTGTTTTTCACCACGGATGGCCTTTATCAAGCGACGATTGGGACGCGCAGATGATGTTTTTTCTTCAGAAAGGATATAGAGTCATTGCGCACGATCGCAGAGGACATGGGCGTTCAAGCCAAACTTCTGAAGGAAACAATATGGAAACTTATGCTTCTGACATTGCTCAATTAGTAGAAGCTCTAGATTTAAAAGATGCCATTCATGTTGGGCACTCAACAGGAGGCGGAGAAGTAATTCGCTATGCGGCAAAATATGGAAAAGGACGCATCTCAAAAGCTGTAATTATAAGTGCTGTACCGCCAATTATGGTTCAAAGCGAATCAAATCCTGAAGGCGTTCCTTTGTCTGTTTTTGACGAAATAAGAAAAGGAACAGGTTTTACCAGATCGCAGTATTTCTATGATTTTCCTATTCCTTTTTATGGATGGAATCGCGAAGGGCAAACAGTTCAAGAAGGCATTAAGCAAAATTGGTGGCGCCAAGGAATGATGGGGTCTGTTTTAGCACATTATGAAGGAATTAAGGCTTTCTCAGAAACCGATTTTAGAGAAGATCTTAAAAGTTTGGATATTCCGGTTCTCGTATTGCACGGAGAAGATGATCAGATTGTGCCTTATCATCAAGCGCCAAAATCGGCAGCATTGCTAAAAAACGGAAAATTGATTTCATACCCTGGTTTTCCTCACGGAATGCCTACTACAGAGGCAGAAACAATCAATAATGATATTCTGGATTTTATAAAATAA
- a CDS encoding sensor histidine kinase translates to MGRKNQNKKTSKNFFYKYYRVIVIPAVFLVYLSSYYFLNPYRNFEEEGLLDLDQTFDIFIILLYCAILTELTLFVGRKLNYYISWEQNPVFRAIAQFICLIAGNILLNYFFSWLWDYLYPCTALEVNDLVTIWQSKIMAAIISLFISAIHTGIFLLNRWRLNAIETAELKVKASELQEAVTRSKLESLKMQLDPHFVFNNFSTLTELIYDDQKEAASFLENITRVYRYMISNSNKDTITVKEEIEFLNAYFYLLKKRLGEKIDLKIEIDSTALALHLPPLTLQLLVENAVKHNMATLANPLTISVFSDSGDIIVRNNLQRTAGKTLVSTGIGNKNIKFRYKILSQRMPIFTETNGYYEVRLPLI, encoded by the coding sequence ATGGGTAGAAAGAACCAAAATAAAAAAACAAGCAAGAATTTTTTCTATAAATATTACAGGGTTATAGTAATTCCAGCCGTTTTTTTGGTATATCTTTCTTCTTATTATTTCCTAAATCCGTATAGAAATTTTGAAGAGGAAGGTTTGCTCGATTTAGACCAAACCTTCGATATCTTCATCATTTTATTATATTGCGCCATACTTACAGAACTGACTTTGTTTGTTGGACGCAAATTAAATTATTACATAAGCTGGGAGCAAAATCCCGTTTTTAGGGCCATTGCCCAATTTATCTGCTTAATTGCAGGAAACATTCTTCTCAATTACTTTTTTTCTTGGCTTTGGGATTATTTATACCCCTGTACAGCTTTAGAAGTAAATGATTTGGTTACCATTTGGCAGTCTAAAATTATGGCGGCCATTATTTCATTGTTCATAAGTGCCATTCATACCGGAATATTTCTTTTGAACAGATGGCGTTTAAATGCGATAGAAACTGCTGAATTAAAAGTTAAAGCATCAGAATTGCAAGAGGCGGTAACACGTTCGAAATTAGAATCTTTAAAAATGCAGTTAGATCCGCATTTTGTGTTCAATAATTTCAGCACTTTGACCGAATTGATTTACGATGATCAGAAAGAAGCGGCTTCGTTCTTAGAAAATATAACGAGAGTATATCGCTATATGATTTCAAATTCAAATAAAGATACCATTACTGTAAAAGAGGAAATCGAATTTCTAAATGCATATTTTTATTTATTGAAGAAAAGATTGGGCGAAAAAATCGATTTGAAAATTGAAATCGATTCTACTGCGCTAGCGCTTCATTTACCGCCTTTAACTTTACAGCTATTGGTAGAAAATGCGGTAAAACACAATATGGCAACCTTGGCTAACCCGCTTACGATTTCGGTTTTTTCTGATTCTGGCGATATCATTGTTCGAAATAATCTGCAGAGAACCGCTGGAAAAACGTTGGTTTCTACAGGAATTGGAAATAAAAACATCAAATTCCGTTATAAAATTTTATCTCAGAGAATGCCGATTTTTACCGAAACAAACGGTTATTATGAGGTTCGTCTGCCGTTAATTTAA
- a CDS encoding LytR/AlgR family response regulator transcription factor yields MKILIVEDESINASRLKRLLEELEPACEILGIIDTVVDTVAWLKSNPCPDLITMDIRLADGLSFAIFDEINITCPVIFTTAYDEYAIRAFKVNSIDYLMKPIEKNELEFALDKFKSLNKNEASVTNIAGILKELIEKPVFRMRFLVTYRDGYKSVDVSDIDFIYSEFKTTNLFLKSGAVISITQTMEELEQELDPNIFFRANRQFFIRAESIKSIANYFNAKLKIQLRLDPEREVIISREKTPFFKQWMDR; encoded by the coding sequence ATGAAAATTTTAATTGTAGAAGATGAAAGCATTAACGCCAGCCGCTTAAAAAGACTGCTGGAAGAGTTGGAGCCCGCTTGCGAAATTTTAGGCATCATTGACACAGTTGTAGATACTGTTGCTTGGCTAAAATCGAACCCATGCCCAGACTTAATAACAATGGACATTCGTTTAGCCGACGGACTAAGTTTTGCCATTTTTGACGAAATCAATATTACCTGTCCCGTAATTTTTACAACGGCTTACGACGAATATGCAATTCGCGCTTTTAAGGTAAACAGCATCGATTATTTGATGAAGCCTATCGAAAAGAACGAGTTGGAATTTGCTTTAGACAAATTCAAATCTTTAAATAAAAATGAAGCCAGCGTTACCAACATTGCTGGAATCCTAAAAGAACTGATTGAGAAGCCAGTATTCAGAATGCGCTTTTTAGTAACTTATCGTGATGGCTATAAAAGCGTAGATGTTTCCGATATCGACTTTATATATTCTGAATTCAAAACCACTAATTTATTCTTAAAATCAGGTGCAGTCATTTCTATTACGCAAACTATGGAAGAATTGGAGCAGGAATTGGATCCGAATATCTTTTTTCGAGCCAACCGCCAGTTTTTCATTCGTGCAGAAAGCATCAAATCAATTGCGAACTACTTCAACGCAAAACTTAAAATCCAATTAAGACTAGACCCAGAACGCGAGGTGATCATCAGCAGGGAAAAAACGCCTTTCTTTAAGCAGTGGATGGATAGATAG
- a CDS encoding efflux transporter outer membrane subunit, translating to MKTLYKIGIVLLAATIMTSCVVGKKYSRTDLNAPEKFREEIAVTGDTVLLPWKSYYKDPLLVALIEKALVKNNEIVIAMKSMEQLDLNYKQAKLSLMPTLDFDAGASRAYPSKNSLNGSLSQQFIGKDYMDDYSANLRLSWEVDIWGKAAMQKRDAKAAYFAQKENLSALKTRIIVEVAQSYYNLLGLDEQLKIAEKNIELSTNTLSMMQLQYQSGSISSLAVNQTEAQKKTAELLVPLAKANIAVQENALQILCGEYPDKIERAGNIDAAEVSVLFPTGVPASLLSRRPDVKASEYAVMSANAKTGLAKATMYPTLSLNPSIGVNSFEFENWFNFPGSVTKTIAANLAQPIFRKKELRTAYEVAVLEQEKAVVQFKQSFITAVGEVNDAMSRLKYADERIVLAKDKAQSLDKATSDASLLYKSGMANYLEVIAAQNSSLQNELDLVTIKLEKLNAAINLYRALGGGVE from the coding sequence ATGAAAACACTATATAAAATCGGAATTGTTTTACTTGCCGCAACGATCATGACATCGTGCGTGGTAGGAAAAAAATATTCCCGTACAGATTTGAATGCTCCAGAAAAATTCCGAGAAGAAATTGCGGTAACTGGAGATACGGTTTTGCTTCCGTGGAAAAGCTATTACAAAGATCCTTTGCTGGTTGCTTTGATAGAGAAAGCTTTGGTTAAAAATAATGAGATCGTTATTGCGATGAAAAGCATGGAACAGCTTGATCTTAACTACAAACAAGCCAAATTGTCTTTGATGCCAACGCTTGATTTCGATGCTGGCGCAAGCCGTGCTTATCCATCAAAAAATTCCTTGAACGGATCATTGAGCCAGCAATTTATTGGTAAAGATTATATGGATGATTACAGCGCTAATCTCCGCCTTTCGTGGGAAGTTGATATTTGGGGAAAAGCAGCTATGCAGAAAAGAGATGCCAAAGCGGCTTATTTTGCTCAAAAAGAGAATCTGTCGGCATTAAAAACCCGAATTATTGTTGAAGTGGCACAGTCGTATTACAATCTGTTAGGTTTAGACGAACAGCTTAAAATTGCAGAGAAAAACATTGAATTGAGTACCAATACTTTGAGTATGATGCAATTGCAGTATCAATCGGGTTCTATCAGTTCTTTGGCAGTAAACCAGACCGAAGCGCAGAAAAAAACAGCCGAATTGCTTGTCCCTTTAGCGAAAGCAAACATTGCAGTTCAAGAAAATGCTTTACAGATTTTGTGCGGAGAATATCCGGATAAGATTGAAAGAGCAGGAAATATCGATGCGGCTGAAGTTTCGGTACTTTTCCCAACAGGAGTTCCAGCTTCGCTGTTGAGCCGAAGACCAGATGTAAAAGCCAGTGAATATGCAGTGATGTCTGCCAATGCAAAAACAGGATTGGCAAAAGCAACCATGTATCCGACTTTAAGTTTGAATCCTTCAATTGGAGTCAATTCTTTTGAGTTTGAAAACTGGTTTAATTTTCCAGGTTCTGTCACCAAAACCATCGCCGCCAATTTAGCACAGCCTATTTTTAGGAAAAAAGAATTGAGAACCGCTTATGAAGTGGCGGTTTTAGAACAGGAGAAAGCTGTGGTGCAATTCAAACAGTCTTTCATAACGGCAGTTGGCGAAGTAAACGATGCCATGTCTAGACTGAAATATGCCGATGAACGTATCGTTTTGGCAAAAGATAAAGCGCAGTCTTTAGACAAAGCAACTTCAGATGCTTCTTTGCTTTACAAAAGCGGAATGGCAAATTATCTTGAAGTAATCGCGGCACAGAACAGTTCGCTCCAAAACGAATTGGATCTTGTAACAATAAAACTCGAAAAGCTGAATGCAGCAATTAACCTGTACCGTGCTTTAGGCGGCGGAGTAGAGTAA
- a CDS encoding GNAT family N-acetyltransferase gives METIQLELDEKKHGAFNLYVDGKKLGEMTVSLKPDLLTVYHTGVQPEAEGKGYAKKLLEEMVSYVRASNLKVLPLCPYVHAQFKRHPDEYADIWKK, from the coding sequence ATGGAAACAATACAATTAGAATTAGACGAGAAAAAACACGGCGCTTTTAATCTTTATGTGGATGGCAAAAAACTAGGTGAAATGACGGTAAGCCTAAAACCTGACCTCCTAACTGTTTACCACACTGGAGTTCAACCAGAAGCGGAAGGAAAAGGTTATGCAAAGAAACTTTTAGAAGAAATGGTATCATACGTTCGCGCCAGTAATCTGAAAGTTCTGCCGCTTTGTCCTTATGTTCATGCGCAATTCAAAAGGCATCCAGATGAATATGCAGATATTTGGAAGAAATAA